In the Acidovorax sp. A79 genome, one interval contains:
- a CDS encoding DNA/RNA non-specific endonuclease: MNLLSYRQGQTRLSAVLTLALAGAFLTTPTWARFPQFDSTALLTPEPTSFAKCPQFFAHSTPPAVAPQPQFRELCYEAFAVLHSGTTKTPVFVAQRLNSAMLKAADEKRAKRFFADARLPSGERAELEDYKGSGYSRGHMAPAGDMTTPTAMAQSFSLANMVPQNAQQNGGAWNKIEQDTRRYIQRARGDVYVITGPVFTDAGPRIGRNGVKVPTYLYKLVYDATTQRAWAHWQENREGVTVDRPITYPELVKRTGVAFLPLLHSKP, translated from the coding sequence GTGAATCTTCTTTCCTACCGACAAGGCCAAACGCGCCTGTCCGCCGTACTGACATTGGCCCTTGCGGGTGCGTTTCTAACGACCCCGACATGGGCACGGTTTCCGCAGTTTGATAGCACTGCTTTACTAACGCCCGAGCCGACAAGCTTTGCCAAGTGCCCGCAATTCTTTGCACACAGCACTCCGCCCGCCGTAGCACCGCAACCGCAATTCCGCGAGCTTTGTTATGAGGCCTTCGCGGTGCTGCACAGCGGAACGACCAAGACACCTGTCTTCGTGGCCCAGCGCTTGAACAGCGCAATGCTCAAAGCGGCTGACGAGAAGCGGGCTAAGCGATTCTTTGCCGACGCTCGCTTGCCCAGCGGAGAGCGGGCCGAATTAGAAGACTACAAAGGTTCCGGCTACAGCCGTGGACACATGGCTCCGGCGGGAGATATGACCACGCCTACTGCTATGGCACAGAGCTTTAGCCTTGCAAACATGGTTCCTCAGAATGCGCAGCAAAACGGCGGTGCTTGGAACAAGATTGAGCAAGATACCCGGCGCTATATCCAACGCGCCAGGGGAGACGTGTATGTGATCACAGGGCCGGTGTTCACAGACGCTGGTCCACGGATTGGTCGCAACGGGGTGAAGGTGCCAACCTATCTCTACAAGTTGGTGTACGACGCTACGACCCAAAGAGCGTGGGCACACTGGCAAGAAAATCGAGAGGGCGTGACAGTAGATCGGCCAATCACATACCCTGAGCTAGTGAAGAGAACCGGTGTAGCGTTCCTGCCACTTCTGCATTCAAAGCCATAA
- a CDS encoding SOS response-associated peptidase, which produces MIAIAPCSAKGKTEGPHCRESFPGYAAPIIRADASAASGLKVDLGLFGLIPGWAKDRNIGRRTYNARTETVAEKPSYRTAWRRRQMCLVPMERFFEPCWETGKAVRWSIHRQDCEPFTVAAIWDSWTDRVTGEIVESFSMLTINEDGHPIMGWFHKPADERRSLVVHSMLSEMPVQQYTSEEAGTPKPQLVLL; this is translated from the coding sequence TTGATCGCCATTGCGCCATGCAGCGCTAAAGGCAAAACTGAGGGACCACACTGTAGAGAGTCGTTTCCTGGGTACGCGGCGCCAATCATTCGCGCTGACGCTAGCGCTGCTTCAGGGCTGAAAGTTGATCTGGGGTTGTTTGGCCTGATCCCAGGTTGGGCTAAAGACCGGAACATTGGCCGACGCACCTACAACGCGCGAACCGAGACCGTGGCGGAAAAGCCCAGCTACCGGACGGCATGGCGACGCAGGCAAATGTGTTTGGTGCCCATGGAGCGGTTCTTTGAGCCCTGCTGGGAGACCGGCAAAGCCGTGCGCTGGAGCATCCACCGTCAAGACTGTGAGCCGTTCACAGTGGCCGCAATTTGGGACAGTTGGACCGACCGAGTAACTGGCGAGATCGTCGAGTCGTTTTCGATGTTGACCATCAATGAGGATGGCCATCCGATCATGGGCTGGTTTCACAAACCGGCTGACGAACGGCGTAGCTTGGTGGTGCACTCCATGCTCTCTGAGATGCCGGTTCAACAGTACACGTCAGAGGAAGCAGGAACTCCGAAACCTCAGTTGGTGCTCTTGTAG